Proteins encoded within one genomic window of Lepus europaeus isolate LE1 unplaced genomic scaffold, mLepTim1.pri SCAFFOLD_34, whole genome shotgun sequence:
- the LOC133754956 gene encoding uncharacterized protein LOC133754956, with protein MTKPFTLYVDENKGVAKGVLTQMLGPWKKPVAYFSKKLDNVAAGWPPCLRMIAAVAVLVKDSDKLTLGQPLTVVAPHAVETVIRQPPDRWLSNARITHYQTMLLNSERVRFGTATSLNPATLLPELGPQAQVIHNCHQILAEAHGTRKDLTDQPLPDAEMTWFTDGSSFLQNDTFSGWTEAFPTKRETARVVVKKIIEEIFPRFGLPKARLRALQIIQNQVWKPLAAAYQPETTTIPHPFQIGDAVYVRRHQSKTLEPRWKGPFTVLLTTPTALKVDGIAAWVHASHVKRAPPPQGPEDPDRPAKWKLQRTQNPLKLRL; from the exons atgaccaagcctttcacattatacgtggatgagaacaagggagtggcgaagggagtgctaacacaaatgcttggaccctggaaaaagccggtggcatacttttcaaaaaaactagacaatgtagcggccggctggcctccgtgcctccgcatgatagcggccgtggcagttctggtgaaagactcggacaaattgactctaggccaacctctcaccgtagtggcacctcatgctgtggagacagttatccgacagccaccagatcggtggctctcaaatgctcggataactcattaccagactatgttattaaactcagagcgggtccggtttgggactgccacctctttaaacccggccaccctgctcccggaactggggccccaggcccaggtaatccataactgtcaccaaatcctggctgaggcccacggcacccgaaaagacctaaccgaccagcctctgccggatgccgaaatgacctggttcacggatgggagcagctttctacagaacg acaccttctccggatggactgaggcattccccacaaaacgggaaaccgcccgggtggtcgtcaagaagatcatagaggagatcttcccccggttcggcttgcctaag gcccggttgagagcgctccagatcatccagaaccaggtctggaaacctcttgcagcagcctaccaacccgagacgacaaccatcccacatcctttccaaatcggtgatgctgtgtatgtccgaaggcaccaatctaagactctagagccccggtggaaaggccccttcactgtgctgttgacaactcccaccgctctcaaggtcgacggaatcgctgcttgggtccacgcctcacacgtgaagcgagcaccacctccccagggccccgaggatccggatagaccagccaaatggaagctccagcgcactcagaacccactcaagctaagactt